In Fibrobacter sp., the sequence CTTCCTTATTGATGAGAACCACTGCATTGTCGGAGAAACGGATAAGCGTTCCATCCGGACGTGCGATTTCCTTACGGGTGCGGACGACTACTGCGTCTGCCACGGAACCCTTCTTCACCTTGCTCTGGGGGATAGCGTCTTTAACGGCTACCTTGATGACATCACCGATGCTTGCATAGCGACGGTTTGTGCCACCCAAAACACGGATGCAGGCGACTTCCTT encodes:
- the rplN gene encoding 50S ribosomal protein L14, which encodes MIQEETRLVVADNSGAKEVACIRVLGGTNRRYASIGDVIKVAVKDAIPQSKVKKGSVADAVVVRTRKEIARPDGTLIRFSDNAVVLINKEGEPRGTRIFGPVARELRDKKYMKIISLAPEVL